The following are encoded together in the Chiloscyllium plagiosum isolate BGI_BamShark_2017 chromosome 1, ASM401019v2, whole genome shotgun sequence genome:
- the LOC122555124 gene encoding small nuclear ribonucleoprotein G-like: MDKKVLFRLTGGRHVQGILHSFDLFMNLVMGKNNNDMVIIQGNSIRMLEDLEQD; encoded by the coding sequence ATGGACAAGAAAGTGCTATTCAGACTGACTGGGGGAAGGCATGTACAAGGAATTCTGCATAGCTTCGACCTTTTCATGAATCTTGTGATGGGTAAGAACAACAACGACATGGTTATTATTCAAGGGAACAGCATTAGAATGCTGGAAGACTTGGAACAAGATTAG